A single region of the Geobacillus subterraneus genome encodes:
- the rlmD gene encoding 23S rRNA (uracil(1939)-C(5))-methyltransferase RlmD has protein sequence MTDSGKQSFITDIHQLDKKGAGQAVVWQEEEGRRKKLKLTVPSTLPGEKVRVLIDWPKRRRAHARVEEVIERHPERLDPPCPHFDRCGGCVWQHWRYEGQLRHKTEHVKTLLKEHGFDPGVVRDTIGMEHPWHYRNKMEFTFSPEGLLGLHEQGNFRQVISLETCLIAGEKIVKAAMEVARWARDHQLPGYHKDTHEGLLRHVMVRESFATGEVMVALFATEAPEGELKEAAADLTERITKALPDVKSLLWLENRAWADRTQAERTHVLAGRDFIYDELCGFRYRLWFDTFFQTNPVQAAKLVELALEMGEPKPHEKMIDLFCGVGTFSLPFAKRVKALAGIEIVETSIESAKRNAKDNGIDNTYFLARDARRGIDEVLEQFGRPELLLLDPPRSGAGGKVMRKIGRAQPERVVYVSCNPETFAADIAEFVPFGYTLKTVQPVDMFPHTAHVECCALLVKSS, from the coding sequence TTGACAGACAGCGGAAAACAATCGTTCATTACGGACATTCATCAGTTGGATAAAAAAGGAGCGGGACAAGCGGTCGTTTGGCAGGAAGAAGAAGGGAGGAGAAAAAAGCTCAAACTCACTGTTCCGTCCACGCTTCCTGGTGAAAAGGTGCGGGTTTTGATCGATTGGCCGAAACGCCGGAGGGCCCATGCCCGAGTGGAAGAAGTGATCGAGCGGCATCCAGAGCGGCTCGATCCGCCGTGTCCGCACTTTGACCGCTGCGGCGGCTGTGTCTGGCAGCACTGGCGCTATGAAGGGCAGCTGCGCCATAAAACGGAGCATGTCAAGACGCTCTTGAAAGAGCACGGATTTGACCCTGGCGTTGTCCGCGATACGATTGGCATGGAACATCCGTGGCATTACCGCAATAAAATGGAGTTTACGTTTTCTCCGGAAGGGTTGCTTGGACTGCACGAGCAAGGGAATTTCCGGCAAGTGATTTCGTTGGAGACATGTCTCATTGCCGGCGAGAAGATCGTCAAAGCCGCTATGGAGGTGGCGCGTTGGGCGCGCGATCATCAGCTGCCTGGGTATCACAAAGACACCCATGAAGGGCTGCTTCGCCACGTCATGGTGCGCGAGTCGTTTGCGACAGGAGAGGTGATGGTGGCGCTCTTTGCGACCGAGGCGCCGGAAGGGGAGTTGAAAGAAGCGGCGGCTGATTTGACGGAGCGGATCACGAAGGCGCTCCCGGACGTGAAAAGTTTGCTTTGGCTGGAGAATCGGGCGTGGGCCGACCGCACCCAGGCGGAACGAACGCACGTGCTGGCCGGACGGGATTTCATTTACGATGAATTGTGCGGGTTCCGCTACCGTCTTTGGTTTGATACGTTTTTCCAAACGAACCCGGTGCAGGCGGCCAAATTGGTTGAACTGGCGTTGGAGATGGGCGAGCCCAAGCCCCATGAGAAAATGATCGATCTCTTCTGCGGAGTCGGCACGTTTTCCTTGCCGTTCGCCAAGCGGGTGAAGGCGTTGGCGGGCATTGAAATTGTGGAAACGTCGATCGAGTCGGCGAAACGAAACGCGAAAGACAACGGCATTGACAATACGTACTTTTTGGCGCGGGATGCGCGGCGCGGGATTGATGAAGTGTTGGAGCAGTTCGGGCGGCCGGAGCTGTTGCTTTTGGATCCTCCGCGTTCCGGCGCGGGCGGAAAAGTGATGCGAAAAATCGGCCGGGCCCAGCCGGAGCGGGTCGTGTACGTCTCGTGCAATCCGGAGACGTTTGCGGCCGATATTGCGGAATTCGTTCCGTTCGGCTATACATTGAAAACCGTTCAACCGGTCGATATGTTTCCCCATACAGCGCACGTCGAGTGCTGTGCGTTGCTTGTCAAATCATCATAA
- a CDS encoding SDR family oxidoreductase has product MNILVTGATGKLGTKVVETLLKSVPAHQLAVSVRQPEKAEHLRARGVDVRHGDFDRPETLETAFQGIDRLLIISTDGDNETRIRQHTNAVNAAQRAQVGFIAYTSLANANESRLALAEVHRVTEEAIANTGIPYSFLRNNWYLENEIGTVQAVLAGAPWVTSAGTGKVGWALRQDYAEAAAAVLAGDGHENTIYELSGPLMTQEELAAALGAVLGKDVPVQQVDDAAYADIMKKAGLPDPLVSFLVDIQRGIREGSLEIESNDFEKLLGRPVTPIHDALAQLVRDLKGTTH; this is encoded by the coding sequence ATGAACATATTAGTCACCGGGGCAACCGGAAAATTAGGAACGAAAGTCGTCGAAACGCTGTTGAAATCCGTGCCGGCTCACCAGCTGGCCGTCAGCGTCCGCCAGCCGGAAAAAGCCGAACATCTTCGGGCCCGCGGAGTCGACGTTCGCCATGGCGATTTTGACCGCCCCGAAACGTTGGAGACAGCCTTTCAAGGGATTGACCGGCTGTTGATCATCTCCACCGACGGAGACAACGAAACAAGAATCCGCCAGCACACAAATGCCGTCAACGCCGCCCAACGCGCCCAAGTCGGATTCATTGCGTACACAAGCCTGGCGAATGCGAATGAAAGCCGGCTCGCCTTGGCCGAAGTGCATCGGGTGACGGAAGAAGCCATCGCAAACACCGGCATTCCGTACTCCTTTTTGCGCAACAACTGGTATTTGGAAAACGAAATCGGAACCGTTCAAGCCGTCCTCGCCGGGGCGCCTTGGGTGACATCAGCCGGGACAGGCAAAGTCGGCTGGGCCCTTCGCCAAGACTACGCCGAAGCCGCCGCTGCCGTCCTCGCCGGAGATGGCCATGAAAACACAATTTACGAACTTTCCGGCCCCCTCATGACCCAAGAAGAACTCGCCGCCGCCCTCGGCGCCGTCTTAGGCAAAGACGTGCCGGTGCAACAAGTCGACGATGCTGCCTATGCTGATATCATGAAAAAGGCTGGTTTGCCCGATCCGCTCGTGTCGTTTCTCGTGGACATTCAACGCGGCATCCGCGAAGGCTCCTTAGAAATCGAAAGCAACGACTTTGAAAAACTGCTCGGCAGACCGGTGACGCCGATTCACGACGCGCTGGCCCAACTTGTTCGTGACCTAAAGGGAACAACCCATTAA
- a CDS encoding DEAD/DEAH box helicase family protein, which translates to MLSNFQFLVGKPHYESFTNACLEAEKSLVVSPATCAILTRRALELAVKWVYSFDSALKVPYQDNLSSLIHDNVFLSIIDEDLLPLLRYIVKLGNVAVHTNSMITREEAILSLHHLHQFVSWIDYCYSDEYTATDFDESLLPIGEEKRERPEELKDLYERLSSKDKRLEEMMKENEQLRALLTAKREANTKEYHFQVDELSEWETRKKYIDLDLKLAGWEFKKDVIVEYPVVGMPNQEGVGYVDYVLFGDNGKPLAVIEAKRTTADPNKGKQQAKLYADCIEKMHGQRPIIFYTNGFETYIWDDLNYPARKVSGFYNKEELSLLIDRRTMKRPLRNVKINDNITNRYYQKEAVLAVCDALENKRRKALLVMATGSGKTRTAISIVDVLTRHNWVKNILFLADRKTLVTQAKNSFSHLLPNLTLCNLLDNKDNPEESRMVFSTYPTMMNAIDEAKRKDGKRLFTVGHFDLIIVDESHRSIYKKYRAIFDYFDAILLGLTATPKDEIDRNTYEVFDLENGVPTYAYELDQAVQDGYLVDYRTIETKLKFLEEGIHYDELSDEEKERYEETFDDEVGEDIDSAALNEWLFNDDTIDTVLRDLMEKGIRVEGGDKLGKTIIFAKNHRHAERIVERFDQLFPEYKGGFARVIDYSVNYYQTLIDDFSDRNKWPQIAVSVDMLDTGVDIPEVVNLVFFKKVRSKSKFWQMIGRGTRLCKDLFGAGQDKTHFLIFDYCGNFAFFRENPKGIEGKAVESLTERLFNTKVDIIHELQHLQHQEEDYIAHRNELIDEVLAEIRQLNEENFRVRQHIQYVHKFQNREAWNGLTALDVHEIKEHLSPLIVPLNDDEFAKRFDLLMYTIELAKLQTKNATKPIRSVIRTAEALSKLGSIPQVMEQKYIIEKVQTEEFWSEADIFELEAVREALRDLVKFLEKETQKIYYTNFKDQVLEVKENGPMFTVNDLKNYRKKVEHYLHEHRDQMAIYKLRNNKKLTVQDVKTLEHILWNELGTQEDYKREFGDTPITKLVRQIVGLDPQAANEAFSEFLSSERLNIQQSRFVKLIVDYFVKNGVMDKRVLQEEPFKTVGSIVELFQDNMDDARKIIRIIDEINRNSEEIAGA; encoded by the coding sequence TTGTTATCCAACTTTCAGTTTTTAGTAGGCAAGCCTCATTATGAGAGCTTTACGAATGCGTGTTTAGAAGCGGAGAAAAGTTTGGTTGTGAGTCCAGCGACGTGCGCGATTTTAACGCGCCGTGCGCTGGAACTCGCGGTGAAGTGGGTGTACAGCTTTGACAGCGCGTTGAAAGTTCCGTATCAAGATAATCTTTCCAGTTTGATTCATGACAACGTCTTTTTGTCCATTATTGATGAAGACTTGTTGCCGTTGTTGCGTTACATTGTCAAACTGGGAAATGTCGCGGTTCATACGAACTCGATGATTACGAGGGAAGAAGCGATTCTTTCCCTGCATCATCTTCATCAGTTTGTGTCTTGGATTGATTATTGTTATTCAGATGAATATACGGCTACGGATTTTGATGAATCGTTGTTGCCAATCGGAGAGGAAAAGCGCGAGCGTCCGGAAGAATTAAAAGATTTATACGAACGGTTAAGCTCCAAAGACAAGCGTCTTGAGGAAATGATGAAAGAAAATGAACAGCTCCGCGCTCTTCTCACCGCCAAACGGGAAGCGAATACAAAAGAGTACCACTTCCAAGTCGATGAACTAAGCGAATGGGAAACAAGAAAGAAATATATTGATTTAGATTTGAAGCTGGCGGGTTGGGAATTTAAAAAGGACGTTATTGTTGAATACCCTGTCGTTGGCATGCCGAATCAAGAAGGAGTCGGCTATGTCGATTACGTTCTTTTTGGCGACAACGGAAAGCCGCTGGCGGTCATCGAAGCGAAACGGACAACCGCTGACCCGAACAAAGGAAAGCAACAGGCGAAATTGTACGCCGACTGCATTGAGAAAATGCACGGCCAACGTCCGATTATTTTTTACACAAACGGTTTTGAAACGTATATTTGGGACGACCTTAACTATCCGGCGCGGAAGGTTTCCGGTTTTTACAATAAGGAAGAATTAAGCTTGCTTATAGACCGCCGCACGATGAAGCGGCCGTTACGAAATGTAAAAATCAATGACAATATTACAAACCGATATTACCAAAAAGAAGCGGTGTTAGCCGTATGTGACGCGCTCGAGAACAAACGGCGCAAAGCATTGCTTGTCATGGCAACGGGGAGCGGCAAAACTCGGACAGCGATTTCGATTGTCGATGTTCTCACTCGCCACAATTGGGTAAAAAATATTTTGTTTTTAGCGGACCGCAAAACGCTGGTAACGCAAGCCAAAAACAGCTTTAGCCATTTGCTTCCGAACTTGACGCTTTGCAATTTGCTCGATAACAAAGACAATCCAGAGGAAAGCCGCATGGTGTTTTCGACGTACCCGACAATGATGAACGCGATTGACGAAGCGAAACGAAAAGACGGCAAACGCCTCTTTACCGTCGGCCATTTTGATTTAATTATCGTCGATGAATCCCACCGCAGTATTTATAAGAAATATCGGGCTATTTTTGACTATTTTGACGCAATATTGCTTGGGCTTACCGCCACACCAAAAGATGAAATTGACCGCAATACGTATGAAGTGTTTGATCTGGAAAACGGTGTGCCGACCTATGCCTATGAGTTAGATCAAGCCGTTCAGGACGGCTATTTAGTGGATTATCGTACCATTGAAACAAAATTAAAGTTCCTCGAAGAAGGCATTCATTACGATGAGTTATCGGATGAAGAAAAAGAACGATATGAAGAAACATTTGATGATGAAGTAGGCGAGGATATTGACAGTGCCGCGTTAAACGAATGGCTGTTTAACGACGATACGATTGATACGGTACTGAGAGATTTAATGGAAAAAGGAATTCGCGTCGAAGGCGGAGACAAACTCGGCAAAACGATTATTTTTGCGAAAAACCATCGCCATGCGGAACGAATCGTGGAGCGCTTTGATCAATTGTTCCCTGAATACAAGGGCGGCTTTGCACGAGTCATTGATTACAGCGTGAACTACTACCAAACCTTAATCGATGATTTTTCCGACCGTAACAAATGGCCGCAGATTGCCGTATCGGTCGATATGCTCGATACAGGAGTGGATATTCCGGAAGTCGTCAACCTTGTGTTCTTCAAGAAAGTACGCTCCAAATCAAAGTTTTGGCAAATGATTGGACGCGGAACCCGTTTATGCAAAGACTTATTCGGAGCCGGGCAAGATAAAACGCATTTTTTGATTTTCGACTATTGCGGCAACTTTGCGTTTTTCCGCGAAAATCCGAAAGGAATCGAAGGAAAAGCGGTGGAAAGTTTAACGGAGCGGCTGTTTAACACGAAGGTAGACATCATTCACGAATTGCAGCATTTACAGCACCAAGAAGAGGACTATATTGCTCATCGCAATGAGTTGATTGACGAAGTGCTGGCGGAAATTCGTCAGCTCAATGAAGAAAATTTCCGCGTGCGCCAGCACATCCAGTATGTGCACAAGTTCCAAAACAGGGAAGCGTGGAATGGTTTGACGGCGCTCGATGTTCATGAGATTAAAGAACATCTTTCGCCGTTGATTGTCCCGTTAAATGACGATGAATTTGCGAAACGCTTTGATTTGCTTATGTACACGATCGAATTGGCGAAGCTGCAAACGAAAAATGCGACGAAGCCGATTCGGAGTGTGATTCGCACCGCAGAGGCGTTGTCGAAACTCGGTTCCATTCCTCAAGTGATGGAACAAAAATACATCATCGAAAAGGTGCAGACGGAAGAGTTTTGGAGCGAAGCCGATATTTTCGAATTGGAAGCTGTTCGCGAAGCGTTGCGTGACTTAGTCAAATTCCTTGAAAAAGAAACGCAAAAAATTTACTATACGAACTTTAAAGACCAAGTCTTAGAGGTCAAAGAAAACGGCCCGATGTTTACTGTCAATGATCTGAAAAATTATCGGAAAAAGGTGGAACATTATCTGCACGAACACCGCGACCAGATGGCCATTTACAAGTTGCGAAATAATAAAAAGCTAACCGTCCAAGACGTAAAAACGTTGGAACATATTCTTTGGAATGAGCTTGGCACACAGGAAGATTATAAAAGAGAATTCGGAGACACACCGATTACAAAGCTCGTCCGCCAAATCGTCGGCCTTGACCCACAGGCCGCCAACGAAGCGTTTTCCGAATTTTTATCAAGCGAACGGTTGAACATCCAACAAAGCCGCTTTGTCAAATTGATCGTCGATTACTTTGTGAAAAATGGAGTCATGGACAAGCGGGTGCTGCAGGAAGAACCGTTTAAAACCGTCGGCAGCATCGTTGAACTGTTTCAGGACAACATGGACGACGCGCGCAAGATTATTCGCATTATCGATGAGATTAACCGAAATTCCGAAGAGATCGCGGGGGCGTAG
- a CDS encoding alanine/glycine:cation symporter family protein: MVEKMVETVNGLLWSPFLIGFIVCCGLYFSIRTRFLQIRHVKEMIRLVTTGKGSDAGVSSFQALTMSLSGRIGVGNVAGTATGIAYGGPGAVFWMWVITFIGAATAYVESTLAQIYKEERDGQYRGGPAFYIEKGLGWKWFAVVIAAAIILSMAVLMPGIQANSIADSFSNAFGIPKLITGIIVISILGFTIFGGVKRIARTAEIVVPFMAVGYLLVAIAIIAVNIEKVPDVFGLIFKSAFGADQVFGGILGSAVMWGVKRGLYANEAGQGTGAHPAAAAEVSHPAKQGLVQAFSIYLDVFLVVTATALMILFTNQYNVINEKTREPIVVNLEGVEPGAGYTQAAVDTLFPGFGSAFIAIALFFFAFTTMYAYYYIAETNLAYLVRSEKRGMAFFALKVIFLAATFYGTVKTATTAWAMGDIGLGIMVWLNLIAILLLFKPAYIALKDYEEQLKQGKDPEFNASKYGIKNATFWENGYTRVDEKKEQAL, translated from the coding sequence TTGGTTGAAAAAATGGTCGAAACGGTGAACGGGTTATTATGGAGTCCTTTCTTAATTGGTTTTATTGTTTGTTGTGGTTTGTATTTTAGCATTCGCACCCGTTTCCTGCAAATTCGCCATGTGAAAGAGATGATCCGGCTTGTGACGACCGGGAAGGGCTCTGACGCGGGGGTCTCGTCCTTTCAAGCGTTAACGATGTCTTTATCCGGCCGCATTGGGGTCGGGAACGTCGCTGGGACGGCAACGGGGATTGCCTACGGGGGACCGGGCGCTGTCTTTTGGATGTGGGTCATTACGTTTATCGGTGCGGCGACGGCGTATGTCGAGTCGACGCTGGCGCAAATTTATAAAGAGGAACGAGACGGGCAGTACCGGGGCGGGCCAGCTTTCTATATTGAAAAGGGCCTTGGCTGGAAATGGTTTGCGGTTGTGATTGCCGCGGCGATCATTCTCTCGATGGCGGTGCTGATGCCGGGAATTCAAGCAAACTCGATTGCCGACAGCTTTTCGAATGCGTTTGGCATTCCGAAGCTGATTACAGGAATTATTGTCATTTCGATTCTTGGTTTTACGATTTTTGGAGGGGTGAAGCGGATCGCCAGAACGGCGGAAATTGTCGTTCCGTTTATGGCAGTTGGCTATTTGTTGGTCGCGATTGCGATCATTGCGGTGAATATTGAAAAAGTCCCCGATGTTTTTGGCCTGATTTTCAAAAGCGCGTTCGGCGCTGATCAAGTGTTTGGCGGAATTCTTGGATCGGCCGTGATGTGGGGCGTCAAACGCGGCCTTTACGCCAATGAAGCTGGTCAAGGGACAGGCGCTCATCCGGCGGCGGCGGCGGAAGTATCCCACCCGGCCAAGCAGGGGCTTGTGCAAGCGTTTTCAATCTATTTGGATGTGTTCTTAGTCGTGACAGCGACTGCACTGATGATTTTATTTACTAACCAGTATAATGTCATTAATGAAAAAACCAGGGAGCCGATTGTCGTCAACCTTGAAGGGGTAGAACCGGGTGCAGGGTATACGCAAGCGGCGGTGGACACCCTCTTCCCGGGATTTGGCTCGGCGTTTATTGCGATTGCCCTTTTCTTCTTTGCGTTTACGACGATGTACGCCTATTACTATATTGCCGAGACGAACCTCGCTTATCTGGTGCGCAGTGAAAAGAGGGGGATGGCCTTCTTTGCCCTCAAAGTCATCTTTTTGGCCGCCACTTTCTACGGAACGGTCAAAACGGCGACGACGGCGTGGGCGATGGGCGACATCGGGCTTGGAATCATGGTTTGGCTCAACTTGATCGCGATCTTGTTGTTGTTTAAACCGGCCTATATTGCGCTAAAAGATTATGAGGAGCAGCTGAAGCAAGGCAAGGATCCGGAATTCAATGCGTCAAAATACGGGATCAAGAACGCGACATTTTGGGAAAATGGGTATACGAGAGTGGACGAAAAGAAGGAACAAGCGTTATAA
- a CDS encoding Rrf2 family transcriptional regulator codes for MKQISTRFSMAVHILCLLATSPADCTGDFIAQSVNTNPVIIRRIMGMLKKAGLVDVRPGVGGASLRKPPDQITLLDVYRAVRVVETDQLFRIHEHPNIQCPVGRNIEAVLQAELKAAQAAMEERLSQTTISRLIAQFQ; via the coding sequence GTGAAACAAATTAGCACACGATTTTCGATGGCCGTGCACATCCTTTGCTTGCTTGCGACCAGCCCGGCCGATTGCACCGGAGATTTCATCGCGCAGAGCGTCAATACAAACCCTGTCATCATCCGTCGAATTATGGGCATGTTAAAAAAAGCGGGGTTGGTTGACGTCCGCCCCGGAGTCGGCGGCGCTTCGCTACGCAAACCTCCCGACCAAATCACGCTGTTAGACGTGTATCGGGCCGTCCGTGTCGTGGAAACGGATCAACTGTTTCGCATCCATGAACATCCGAACATTCAGTGCCCGGTCGGGCGGAATATCGAGGCGGTTCTGCAAGCCGAACTGAAAGCGGCGCAGGCGGCCATGGAAGAGCGGCTTTCGCAAACGACGATCAGCCGGCTGATCGCTCAATTTCAATAA